From Micromonospora echinospora, one genomic window encodes:
- a CDS encoding HtaA domain-containing protein, whose amino-acid sequence MPVRRTGGTLRRSIPWAAAAVLGAAASLTVVGTAVAAPVDISGGSLDWGFKSSFRSYVSTGNGNPPIAVEDGATRNTDGTFRFTATGGSYDAATGATTVRYGGTVVFSYPAHFFTITLANPTVAVDAAGGSLRADVDLEVSGGGFEPVSLDQAEIATLGTSGVAPVISGDTVNWSNLTTTMTATGATAFNGFFAAGTVLDPLSFGFHTGSGGGPATPSVTVTPSSAVDPAGATLTVTGSGFDAEANGGVGFYVAFGPKTAEFWTNARPYKPVKWVHKAASSSGGQAKLNADGTFSTTLDVLPTYTDGNGEPVDCTATQCYVLTFAAHGSTDRSQDTATPITFAGSGGPGGGADQEITTQVLQTGPLTLTSAGASVALSAAAPGAVAGGALNAVTVSDLRGSNAGWNVVGQVEDFTGTPGGVIAADNLGWTPSASVVDDGLVGAAGAVTPGSRAVPGAGTGLGGARTLCGAAAGTSAGTFQCGAALDLGVPASTAPGDYTATLTLTLS is encoded by the coding sequence ATGCCCGTACGCAGGACCGGCGGCACGCTCCGCCGGTCGATTCCCTGGGCGGCGGCGGCCGTGCTCGGTGCCGCCGCGTCGCTGACCGTCGTCGGCACCGCCGTGGCGGCACCCGTCGACATCAGCGGAGGAAGCCTCGACTGGGGCTTCAAGAGCTCGTTCCGCAGCTACGTCTCGACCGGCAACGGCAACCCGCCGATCGCCGTCGAGGACGGGGCCACCCGCAACACCGACGGCACGTTCCGCTTCACCGCCACCGGCGGCTCGTACGACGCCGCGACCGGGGCGACCACCGTCCGGTACGGCGGGACCGTCGTCTTCTCGTACCCGGCGCACTTCTTCACCATCACGCTGGCCAACCCCACCGTGGCGGTGGACGCGGCCGGTGGCTCGCTGCGCGCCGACGTCGACCTGGAGGTCAGCGGCGGTGGCTTCGAGCCGGTCAGCCTGGACCAGGCCGAGATCGCCACCCTCGGCACCTCCGGCGTCGCCCCGGTGATCTCCGGCGACACGGTGAACTGGAGCAACCTGACCACCACGATGACCGCCACCGGGGCGACCGCCTTCAACGGCTTCTTCGCCGCCGGTACGGTCCTCGACCCGCTGTCGTTCGGCTTCCACACCGGCAGCGGCGGCGGACCGGCCACCCCCTCGGTCACCGTGACCCCGTCGTCGGCGGTCGACCCGGCCGGCGCGACGCTGACCGTGACCGGCTCCGGCTTCGACGCCGAGGCCAACGGCGGCGTGGGCTTCTACGTCGCCTTCGGACCGAAGACCGCCGAGTTCTGGACGAACGCCCGCCCCTACAAGCCGGTCAAGTGGGTGCACAAGGCGGCGTCCTCCTCCGGCGGGCAGGCCAAACTGAACGCCGACGGCACCTTCAGCACCACGCTGGACGTGCTGCCGACGTACACCGACGGGAACGGGGAACCGGTCGACTGCACGGCGACCCAGTGCTACGTGCTGACCTTCGCCGCGCACGGCTCCACCGACCGGAGCCAGGACACCGCCACGCCGATCACGTTCGCGGGCTCCGGCGGGCCGGGTGGCGGTGCCGACCAGGAGATCACCACCCAGGTGCTCCAGACCGGCCCGCTGACCCTGACCTCGGCCGGCGCGTCGGTGGCGCTCTCCGCCGCCGCTCCCGGCGCGGTGGCCGGCGGCGCGCTCAACGCCGTCACCGTCAGCGACCTGCGGGGCAGCAACGCCGGCTGGAACGTGGTCGGGCAGGTCGAGGACTTCACCGGCACCCCCGGCGGGGTCATCGCCGCCGACAACCTCGGCTGGACGCCGAGCGCGTCGGTGGTCGACGACGGCCTGGTCGGTGCGGCCGGGGCGGTCACCCCGGGCAGCCGCGCGGTGCCGGGCGCCGGCACCGGGCTGGGCGGCGCGCGCACGCTCTGCGGCGCGGCGGCCGGCACCAGCGCGGGCACCTTCCAGTGCGGCGCGGCCCTGGACCTCGGCGTGCCGGCGTCCACCGCGCCGGGCGACTACACCGCCACCCTCACCCTGACCCTGTCCTGA
- a CDS encoding heme/hemin ABC transporter substrate-binding protein translates to MRRPALLLGALVLLGGTVTACGPGDAPTAAPATGCGPATAVVTDTDVDPVSPDPGSVLPVTVDSADGTRVTVADASRVLPVNLYGSIAEIVFSLGLGDRVVGRDTSTTFPAAAHLPVVTPTGHDLSTEAILRLAPTVVLADESIGPPEALRQLRRSGIAVVLVDDEQTLAAVPAHIRAIAAALGVPEPGERLVARVDAEITAARRSAPTDADPLRIAFLYVRGTAGVYLMGGRGAGSDEMIRAIGAVDAGTEIGLTRFRPLTSEGLVNAAPDVILVMSEGLASVKGVDGLLALPGIGQTPAGRNRRIVDMDDGLLLTFGARTGRAIQALATAVHGPCR, encoded by the coding sequence GTGAGACGACCGGCCCTCCTGCTCGGCGCCCTGGTCCTGCTCGGCGGCACGGTGACCGCCTGCGGTCCGGGCGACGCCCCGACCGCCGCACCGGCCACCGGCTGCGGCCCCGCCACCGCCGTGGTCACCGACACCGACGTCGACCCGGTCAGCCCCGACCCGGGCAGCGTCCTGCCGGTCACCGTCGACTCGGCCGACGGGACCCGGGTCACCGTCGCCGACGCCAGCCGGGTCCTCCCGGTGAACCTCTACGGCTCGATCGCCGAGATCGTGTTCAGCCTCGGCCTCGGTGACCGGGTGGTCGGCCGGGACACCTCCACCACCTTCCCCGCCGCCGCCCACCTGCCGGTGGTCACGCCCACCGGGCACGACCTCTCCACCGAGGCGATCCTCCGGCTGGCCCCCACCGTCGTGCTGGCCGACGAGAGCATCGGCCCGCCGGAGGCTCTCAGGCAGCTCCGCCGCTCCGGCATCGCCGTGGTGCTGGTCGACGACGAGCAGACCCTCGCCGCCGTACCGGCGCACATCCGGGCGATCGCGGCGGCGCTCGGCGTGCCGGAGCCCGGCGAACGCCTGGTCGCCCGGGTCGACGCGGAGATCACCGCCGCCCGGCGCAGCGCCCCGACGGACGCCGACCCGCTGCGGATCGCCTTCCTGTACGTGCGCGGCACCGCCGGCGTGTACCTGATGGGCGGCCGGGGCGCCGGCTCGGACGAGATGATCCGGGCCATCGGCGCGGTCGACGCCGGCACCGAGATCGGGCTCACCAGGTTCCGGCCGCTGACCAGCGAGGGGCTGGTCAACGCGGCCCCGGACGTGATCCTGGTGATGTCCGAGGGGCTGGCGTCGGTCAAGGGCGTGGACGGCCTGCTCGCCCTGCCCGGCATCGGGCAGACACCGGCCGGCCGGAACCGGCGGATCGTGGACATGGACGACGGGCTGCTGCTCACCTTCGGGGCGCGTACCGGCCGGGCCATCCAGGCACTGGCCACGGCCGTCCACGGACCGTGCCGATGA
- a CDS encoding FecCD family ABC transporter permease gives MRRAALLAGLGVTLVLLCLVAVGTGQVRVPPAEVLGSILHRVGLDVGPLPSVAHGEDALWVVRFPRVVLAVIVGASLGCAGALMQGVFGNPLAEPGVIGVSSGAAVGAATAIVTGLSVLGGWTVAGAAFLGGLAATALVYAMSRTDGRTEVVTLVLTGIAVNAVAGALIGLLMFFGDADAVRAIAFWQLGSLAQANWASVGVTAPCAGVGIAIAVATARRLDLLALGDRPARHLGVDVERLRVGMIGVTALLGAAAVAFTGVISFVGLVVPHLVRMVAGPGHRVLLPASALGGAIVVVAGDLAARTLVDYQELPLGVLTAVVGGPCFFWLLRRTRARAGGWG, from the coding sequence ATGAGGCGTGCGGCCCTGCTCGCCGGACTCGGCGTCACGCTCGTCCTGCTCTGTCTCGTCGCCGTCGGCACCGGACAGGTCCGGGTGCCCCCGGCCGAGGTGCTCGGTTCGATCCTGCACCGCGTCGGCCTCGACGTCGGCCCGTTGCCCAGCGTCGCCCACGGCGAGGACGCGCTCTGGGTCGTCCGGTTCCCCCGCGTGGTGCTCGCCGTGATCGTCGGGGCGTCGCTCGGCTGCGCGGGCGCGCTGATGCAGGGCGTGTTCGGCAACCCGCTCGCCGAGCCGGGGGTCATCGGCGTCTCCTCCGGCGCGGCCGTCGGCGCGGCCACCGCCATCGTCACCGGGCTCTCCGTCCTCGGTGGCTGGACCGTCGCCGGGGCGGCGTTCCTCGGCGGCCTCGCCGCCACCGCGCTGGTGTACGCGATGTCCCGGACCGACGGGCGGACCGAGGTGGTCACCCTGGTGCTGACCGGCATCGCGGTCAACGCCGTGGCCGGGGCCCTGATCGGTCTCCTGATGTTCTTCGGCGACGCGGACGCCGTCCGGGCGATCGCCTTCTGGCAGCTCGGCAGCCTGGCCCAGGCCAACTGGGCGAGCGTGGGGGTCACCGCGCCGTGCGCCGGGGTCGGCATCGCGATCGCCGTCGCCACCGCCCGCCGGCTGGACCTGCTCGCCCTCGGTGACCGGCCGGCCCGGCACCTCGGCGTCGACGTCGAACGGCTCCGGGTGGGCATGATCGGTGTCACCGCCCTGCTCGGCGCGGCGGCCGTCGCCTTCACCGGCGTGATCTCCTTCGTCGGCCTGGTGGTGCCGCACCTGGTACGGATGGTCGCCGGCCCCGGGCACCGGGTACTGCTGCCGGCCAGCGCGCTCGGTGGCGCGATCGTCGTGGTGGCCGGTGACCTCGCCGCCCGGACCCTGGTCGACTACCAGGAACTGCCGCTCGGGGTGCTCACCGCCGTGGTCGGCGGACCGTGCTTCTTCTGGCTGCTGCGCCGCACCCGGGCCAGGGCGGGAGGCTGGGGATGA
- a CDS encoding heme ABC transporter ATP-binding protein: MSRRRSFRPPVRPDRGGVHMRVRGLDVRRGPRAVLSGVDVDIRAGELLALVGPNGAGKSTLLGAICGDLPVSAGTIEFDGVPLSGWAPIDLARRRAMLPQRSTLSFPFTVAEVVAMGRAPWTGTPYGAQDDEAIAEAMRLTGVESFPGRVFSALSGGEQARVALARVLAQRTPMLLLDEPTAALDLHHQELVLTLARDRARSGDTVVVVLHDLGLAAAYADRIALLAGGRLVADGPPAEVLVPESLSTVYRHEIEVLPHPRTGTPLVLPKRPAAER; encoded by the coding sequence ATGAGCCGGCGCAGGTCCTTCCGTCCCCCGGTACGGCCCGACCGGGGCGGCGTCCACATGCGGGTCCGCGGCCTGGACGTGCGGCGCGGCCCGCGCGCCGTCCTCTCCGGTGTGGACGTCGACATCCGCGCGGGCGAGCTGCTCGCGCTGGTCGGGCCGAACGGCGCCGGCAAGAGCACGCTGCTCGGCGCGATCTGCGGAGACCTGCCGGTCAGCGCCGGCACGATCGAGTTCGACGGCGTGCCGCTGTCCGGCTGGGCACCGATCGACCTGGCACGCCGCCGGGCGATGCTGCCGCAGCGGTCCACCCTCTCGTTCCCGTTCACGGTCGCCGAGGTGGTGGCGATGGGCCGCGCGCCGTGGACGGGCACGCCGTACGGGGCACAGGACGACGAGGCGATCGCGGAGGCGATGCGGCTGACCGGGGTGGAGTCCTTCCCGGGGCGGGTCTTCTCGGCCCTCTCCGGGGGCGAGCAGGCGCGGGTGGCGCTGGCCCGGGTGCTCGCCCAGCGGACCCCGATGCTCCTGCTCGACGAGCCGACCGCCGCGCTCGACCTGCACCACCAGGAACTGGTTCTCACCCTGGCCCGGGACCGGGCCCGCAGCGGCGACACGGTGGTGGTCGTGTTGCACGACCTGGGGCTCGCCGCCGCGTACGCGGACCGGATCGCGTTGCTCGCCGGGGGTCGGTTGGTCGCCGACGGGCCGCCGGCCGAGGTGCTCGTCCCGGAGTCGCTCAGCACGGTGTACCGGCACGAGATCGAGGTCCTGCCGCACCCGCGCACCGGCACGCCACTGGTGCTGCCGAAGCGTCCGGCCGCCGAGCGGTGA
- a CDS encoding DUF2470 domain-containing protein encodes MTTFGPDVVAAVTRHMNDDHADDCRLICQGLGGQPRATEARMSGMDDEAMEFVATVDGAPVPVRIPFHTRLTERRQIRAEAARMYREACEKLGVTPRADAS; translated from the coding sequence GTGACGACCTTCGGGCCGGACGTGGTCGCCGCGGTGACCCGGCACATGAACGACGACCACGCCGACGACTGCCGGCTGATCTGCCAGGGTCTCGGCGGCCAGCCCCGGGCCACCGAGGCGCGGATGTCCGGAATGGACGACGAGGCGATGGAGTTCGTCGCCACCGTCGACGGCGCGCCGGTGCCGGTCCGGATCCCGTTCCACACCCGACTCACCGAGCGACGCCAGATCCGCGCCGAGGCGGCCCGGATGTACCGGGAGGCGTGCGAGAAGCTGGGGGTCACGCCCCGCGCCGACGCCTCCTGA
- a CDS encoding heme oxygenase (biliverdin-producing), which translates to MGFAAELRERTRPDHRVAQHLGYFDALLGGQLDRGGYAALPEQLFFVYQTLEEAAEVMRTDPVAGPFVDDALHRVPALAADLEFLHGPDWAARITPGAATLEYQARLREIAFTWPAGYVAHHYTRYLGDLSGGQVMLRAVQRSFGLAEDGVRFFLFPGIEARAFKEHYRNLLDEVPWDEVERQRFLDEVALAYRLNTAMLAELGRTVLPGAAA; encoded by the coding sequence ATGGGATTCGCGGCGGAACTGCGGGAGCGCACCAGGCCGGACCACCGGGTGGCGCAGCATCTCGGGTACTTCGACGCCCTGCTCGGCGGCCAGCTGGACCGGGGTGGCTACGCGGCCCTGCCCGAACAGCTCTTCTTCGTCTACCAGACGCTGGAGGAGGCGGCGGAGGTCATGCGGACCGACCCGGTCGCCGGCCCCTTCGTCGACGACGCGCTGCACCGGGTCCCGGCGCTCGCGGCCGACCTGGAGTTCCTGCACGGCCCGGACTGGGCCGCGCGGATCACCCCGGGAGCGGCCACCCTGGAGTACCAGGCCCGGCTGCGGGAGATCGCCTTCACCTGGCCGGCGGGATACGTCGCGCACCACTACACCCGGTACCTCGGTGACCTCTCCGGCGGGCAGGTGATGCTGCGCGCGGTGCAGCGGTCGTTCGGGCTCGCCGAGGACGGCGTCCGGTTCTTCCTCTTCCCCGGCATCGAGGCGCGGGCCTTCAAGGAGCACTACCGGAACCTCCTCGACGAGGTGCCCTGGGACGAGGTGGAGCGGCAGCGTTTCCTGGACGAGGTCGCGCTCGCCTACCGGCTGAACACCGCGATGCTGGCCGAACTCGGCCGGACCGTGCTGCCGGGAGCCGCCGCGTGA
- a CDS encoding YqgE/AlgH family protein, translating to MQGEGQAIGGRSMASMTGQLLVATPALKDPNFDRTVVLLVAHEPGGALGVVLNRATEVPVSDVLGDWSALARDPAVLFEGGPVQPDSAICLARMRQPVRRLKGFHQVLGAVGTIDLSVDPDRMRENVSGIRVFAGYSGWGAGQLEQEIEEGSWFVLDALPGDAFVDRPDDLWPMVLRRQGGMMAAVAHFPPDVSLN from the coding sequence ATGCAGGGAGAGGGACAGGCAATCGGCGGTCGTTCGATGGCGTCGATGACCGGGCAGTTGCTGGTCGCGACCCCGGCTCTGAAGGATCCCAACTTCGACCGCACCGTCGTGCTGCTGGTCGCGCACGAGCCCGGCGGGGCGCTGGGTGTGGTGCTCAACCGGGCCACCGAGGTGCCCGTCTCCGACGTGCTCGGTGACTGGAGCGCGCTGGCCCGGGATCCGGCGGTGCTCTTCGAGGGCGGTCCGGTGCAACCCGACTCGGCGATCTGCCTGGCCCGGATGCGTCAACCGGTCCGCCGGCTGAAGGGTTTCCACCAGGTGCTCGGCGCGGTGGGCACGATCGACCTCTCCGTCGACCCGGATCGGATGCGGGAGAACGTCTCCGGCATCCGGGTCTTCGCCGGCTACTCCGGGTGGGGTGCCGGGCAGCTGGAACAGGAGATCGAGGAGGGCTCCTGGTTCGTCCTGGACGCCCTGCCGGGGGACGCCTTCGTCGACCGTCCCGACGACCTGTGGCCGATGGTGCTGCGCCGGCAGGGCGGGATGATGGCCGCCGTGGCCCACTTCCCGCCGGACGTGTCGCTCAACTGA